From the Equus asinus isolate D_3611 breed Donkey chromosome 9, EquAss-T2T_v2, whole genome shotgun sequence genome, the window acctgttagaatggcaaaaatatccaaaaccaagagtgacaaatgttggagaggctgtgaagaaaagggaaccctcatacactgttggtgggaatgcaaactggtgcagccactatgaaaaacagtatggagattcctcaaaaagttaagaatagaaataccttatgacccagccatcccactactgggtatctctCCCAAGAACCTGCAAtgagcaattccaaaagttccacacacccctatgttcatcgcagcattattcacaatagccaagtcatggaaccaacctaagtgcccagcaactgatgattggataaaggagatgtggtatatatatacaatggaatactactcagccataaaaaggacaaactcgtcccattcacaacaacatggatagaccttgagggtattatgttgagtgaaataagccagacagagaaagacgaactctgtatgactccactcataggtggtagttaacatatggacaaagagaactgatcggtggttgccaggggaaaggggggtggggggagggcactaggggtgaagtggtgtacctacaacatgactaacaatgaTGTACAAccgtaatttcacaaggatgttaactttcataaccttaattaaaaaaacgaaaaaaaaattgcaaagtgTCAATAATATAGCTATCCCCTCAAATGACTGTGTGCCAAAACACTACAGAAAATATGACGTTAACTCCCACCCACTGTATATgcaaaagaggagggaacacttcaaGATCTTTCAGAAGTCTCCTTTTTATTACTAACTAATGATTTCTTGTGTTTTCAACTCTTATCTGATGACAAATCAGggattacttttattaaaatgctATAAGAAGGAATACCAAAGACATATGGTCCAGATAGaatcattttaatttgaattaatcaGCTTGTTTAGAATATGAGTGCATGAAACTTCTGTTCTTAAAGTCAACATGTGCAAACCCTCTCACCATAAGAACACAGCACGTTTCACATGACTACACAATCAAAACAGCTCAGTGGAACTGTATTGAAACATGTTCttctgtattttacaaaagtCACTTTCAAcagtttaaaataacatttcatttcAAATCTGACTTtattgcttttggtttttttttgggggggggcaatGGCCATTTTAGACTTTAGGTTCCACGTCTCCATTGGTACAAAACCCTTGGTCACCACTGATACAGAAACTGAACATTTAGGGACAATCTCACCTACCAGGATCCACCCTCTAAAATGTGTTTATGCTTTGAAATATGACAAGACATATTAAAGCTTTGAAGGATACTGAAGCAGAAGACATAGGGCTAAGAAAAGAGGTTTAAAGTGAAGAAATCTTCAAGAGCCTAGTTTTAGATCCAAACCCTAAACATAAATCCTAAAAATCCTGAgatgtattttacttttattaagcTAATACAGGAATTAAAAGTCTCAATAAtttttcctggggccggcccatagccaagtggttaagttcccccGTGCTTCCCTTAGGGGGCCCagagtttccctggttcagatcctgggcatagacagggcatcgctcatcaggccatgctcaggctgcatcccacatagcacaaccagaggcactcacaactagaatatataactatgtactgggaggctttggggagaagaagaagaagaaaaaaaagaagattggcaacaaatgttagctcaggtgccaatctttaaaaaaaaataatttttactcaGCTGTAATATATAggagtaaatataaatatatacacataatggcATTCTCTGTACtccaccatatatatatatgtggtaaGTTATAATATATAACTTACTATGTGTGGTGGGGTAACTACTTCTTAAGTGAATAAGTGATAAGTGACAATTATAGTAAAATACGGAAGGTTTAAAACATTGAGAGTTCACATTTAAACAATCTTGTCCAAGCCTTTGAAAAGCAAATGACACCACAAACTATAATTAGAGCTCAACTTTATAGTATCACAattaaaataaacccaaaactTTGTAGTAcaccttaaaaaatatttcaaacttcttCACAATACGTGTTTCAGATGACGTAAATTAAATTTATACCCAATATAATTTCTCTGAGAAACGTAAACAAAGAACTGAACTCACCTGAACAGACGCAGCTTCATCCGTACATTGCTGAAAATCTATGGATGTTAACAAGGGATCCTTTTTCTCACAGCTCTCCTGGCTGAGGAGTGTGTCCGCGTAGTTGGGCTGGGGGAAGATCAGGTGACTCTCTCGCGAGTCCGCAGTGAGGGAGACCTCGTGGGAATAGGTCTGCAGGAAAGCGCGCACCCCGTCCACACCCACAAAGTGCGAGGTGGCCACGCCCCCCAACCCGCTTCCTGAAGCCTGGAGCAGGCGAGACTTGTGCCAGCGCCGCAGTCTGAGCGCCAGCAGCACTATGACAAAGGCGAGGAAGATGCAGGAGACTGCTGCCACCGCCACCACCAGGTACAATGTGAGATCTGAATCATCAGAGTTGACAGGGGTCCTGATGCCGCCCAGGTCGGCCAGGACGTCTGGGATGCTGTCAGCCACAGCCACGGTGAGAGTCACAGTGGCTGAGAGTGGGGGCTGGCCGTGGTCCTGGACGGCCACCACCAGGCTCTGCTTGAGAACGTCTCTGTCCAGGAGGGCCCGTGCCGTCCGCACCTCTCCCGTGTGCAACCCCACTGCGAAGAGCCCTGGCTCACTGGCCTTGAGCAGGCGGTAGGACAGCCAGGCGTTCTGGCCTGAGTCTCTGTCCACTGCCACCACTTTCGTCACTAGGTAGCCAGGTTCTGCAGAGCGGGGTGCCAGCTCTACGCCAGTGGAACCATCGTTGGGGAGCACAGGGTACAAGATCTCTGGCACGTTGTCGTTCTGGTCCAACACACTCAGACTCAGAGACACGTTGCTACTGAGTGGAGGGTCCCCACCATCACTGGCAATCACCAGTAGCTGCAAGTCTCGGATTTGCTCATAATCAAAGGAGCGCAGTGCATACAAGACACCGCTGTCAGAGTTGATGGAGACATAGGAGGAGAGAGGTGCCCCCATGATGGTGTCCTCCATCAGAAAGTAAGTGACTCGGGCGTTTTCATCACTGTCGGGATCATGGGCGGTCACAGAGAAGATGGAGGCTCCTCTGGGGTTGTTCTCTGGGATATAGGTTGAGTAGGAGGCATGAGAGAAAGTGGGAGCATTGTCATTTGTGTCTGCCACATGCAAGGCAATATGAGTTTCAGTAGACAGAGGCGGGGTTCCTCGATCTGAGGCTATCACTGTGATATTGTACATAGAGATCTTTTCTCTGTCCAAATATTTCCATGTCACCAATCTATAATAATTATCTATTGATTTTTCTAATTGAAAAGGCAAATTATCACGTGTGTAACAAACAACTTGACCATTCTTCCCAGAGTCTCGGTCATGCACATTCAAGAAGGCAATTACTGTCCCAGGAAGAGTATTTTCCAAGACCGGGCTAAACAGAGATGTAACGACCACTTCGGGTCTATTGTCATTTACATCTTCCACTGAAATGAGCACTTTGGTCCTGCCCAGAAGTGCCCCCACATCTTCAGCTTGTATTTCTATTTCATAAAATGCACATTCTTCATAATCTAGATTCTTTGCTGTTGATATTTCCCCAGTATTTTCATTAAGCTCGAATAATGGAGATTGTTTTTCACTAATTTTCCAGAATTTATACGCCACTCTTCCGTTGGCTCCCTCATCCGGGTCGCTAGCTCTTACAGTAAGCAGACGGGTGCCCTGGGGCACGTCCTCTGGGACTTTCACTCGGTAAATCGGTTGAGCAAAAACAGGGGCATTGTCGTTTGTATCCAACACTGTCACCTGGATGTGCACTGTGCTGGAACGACGCGGATCGCCGCTGTCGGAGGCGGTGAGGACCAGGTGGTGAGCAGCCTCTTCCTCACGGTCCAGGGCCCGCTCCAGCACCAGCTCTGGGTTTATAGTTCCGTCGTCTCCAGTTTGCACGTCCAGGGAGAAGTGGTGACTGGGGCTGAGCTGGTAGCTCTGCAGGGAATTCAAGCCTACATCCGGGTCAACAGCCTTTGGGAGTGGATAACGTGTTCCAGGTGCAGCGATTTCGTTAATTTTTACTTCCAGATTTTCGACTTGGAATTTCGGGTTGTTATCATTGATATCAGTGATTTCTATTTCTATCCCAAAAAGTTTCCCTCCATCCTCTACCAGGATGTTGATATTTACAAGACACCGCGCGCTCTGAGCACAGAGCTCCTCCCGGTCTACCCTGCCTGCAGTGATTAAGCGGCCGGTTCTCCGGTTCAGAGCAAAGAGCTGTATCCTACCTCTGGAGACGATGCGGACTCCGCGCTCCGCCAGCTCCCGGGGTTCCAGCCCCAGGTCCTTGGAGACGTTACCCACGAAAGATCCTTTGTCGCTCTCTTCTGGCACCGAATAGTGGATCTGTCCTCCCCCAATCTCCCACAGCGTGCCCAGGAGCGCGCACAGCAGGACCAGCTCTCCGCGTCCTCGGTAATCCCTTGGGGCAGCCATTGTTCCTTCGCTAAGGAATCCACTCAGAATCTTCATTGGGCATTTGTGTCTTGTTTACCTTTTTGCTGCAGCTATGGAGATGATCTTATCGAAAGCTGGAGCGTCCCAAATTTAGAGACGGAGTTTCGCTGCAGCCCCTGCAGTTGTTTTGTGGGATCTGTAGGTCTTTGCGAGGTGCAGCCCTGAATATCAGGACCGCGGAGTTTGCTTACATTTATCTCCAAGTAGGTGAACAGCGGCGCTTAGAGTCCCAAGCAGTTACTGCACCCATTTAGATATGTAACATTGTATGCTAGGTTACTGAGGAAAAAGTACTACTTGCTTTTTATAGTttgttttgaatttaatttgtccctaaattaatattttaaaagtaattaccAAGAAATGTGGGATGAAGTAGGGTTAAAGTCTTACAAAGTATTATTAAATAATCAGATTTATGGTTTAGCATTACTACTAAAATTTCTGGAATacatttactcttttaaaaaataaattattaaaattttatttattatgctCTGAGCTTTATTATAAATGTCTTCAATATCTATTGTCAAATAAGTAAGAACACCAGTGGTCACTggaaattaattcatttttagacTAAAATAGACCTATTGGAGATGTTTGACTCAAAACGTTGTTTTATTTGGTTTAGAGCAATTAATCATTATAGTAAGCTTTCTGTAGAgttgttgctttttcattttctttataaaatgtcaTAATTACACATtgacaatattttcaaattaatatgGTGAAATTTTAACAGGTTAAGGTCTTTTCAAGGTTTATCAGAGATTATACTATTTTGctagttttatttaaattatttatattttttctatttgaataGAAAATACTTGAAAGGTACAAATGAATATACATTGAAAAGCAAATCTCCATACCCTTCTTCCCCCAATGACAGATGATTTACATTTTAGAGTAGACTTACTCAACTTCTTAAGTAGACATATTCTAAAGTTATTTTTACCTTAATTAGTACTTTGATCAAAAGAATTACAAACACAGTAAGGAACATGTAAGGAAGCAGTTACTAAGGGGAAATCTAGCAAAGGCTAACACAACATATTATCATcttgtgtatatatttgtatgcACATCAGACTGGCAATTTTGTCTAAAATTTGAAGAATTCAAGACTCTGTTTTCCTCCTTGAGATAGTAGAATGACCAGAAGACCTCTAGCTACATTAGTTTAGGGCTCCAAAAAAGACAGTTCAAAAATTATAtaggagtgtgtgtgagagaagcAACAGAGGTGAAAACATCTTTTCTTTGATGGAGGAGCCTATGGAATGAGCTTCGACACAGATTAATCCTGAAATCCTATGCAGCAAGTAAGGAGAACAGACTTTTGCCTTCTGATGAGCATAATGGATCTACTGTTCACTCAAGCGATTTTACActcacacacgcgtgcacacacggTACATTGCATACGATTACAGTGAGTCCATCTACCTACAAATACAGGTTAAAATACCTTATTCTAGGAGCTTTGGAAACAAAAGGGAggtaaatataagaaataaaacatcaaatTAGTATGGAAACCATAACAGTTAAATCAGTTaagaaaaataactaattttAGCTTAAAATGTTTTGCTTTAAAGGTTTATCTAAATTACTGCCTACTTTTACATTTACAGTATGTCCAAACCAGAAGAAAAATCATTGTACATTAAGCGATAGGAAGAAAATCTCAGGGAAAAATTCATTGGTTTTTATGAGAGAGCCTCGAACATTGTCCAATGTTTCCCTTTGTAGATAAAACCATACCCTCACTGCTTTGAAAATCTGAGTCTGGTAAGACAACCCTAAAAGACACATAATTGCTCCTACTTCAACCTCCCTTGAAGAATGGGTAACAGATTTTTGACTGGCTACAACTTTCTTAAAGACAATTTTAGATCTGaaaattgtttgttttcctgtgaaTATGGAGAACTGTGTAGACCATAAGAAGCAGGTTATGCTTAAAGGAAACTCACCGGCTGGAAGGCTGACTCACTGGAATTACAAACCGGAAATAACGGCCCAGACGAATCACCACAAAGCATGTCTTGTCCTGAACCCAACTGCTCagtacattttagaaaattaaactcTGTCTTTCCAGTACGGGCAACGCACAAATTGTAGGAATAAGGTAAAGTCCCTTCGCTGTAGTTGGGGGGAACCCCAGGTCCAGACTTGACGCAGAGATCAGGCTGAAAGCAGCCCCAGGCGGCGGGGCTGGAGGAGCTTCGCAGGCGCAGGGCAATGGCCAGAATCACCGCGAGCAGGAAGAGCACGGAGATCAAGGCCAAGGCCACCACCAGGTAAAACTGCAGCTCAGCCTGGGGCTCAGAGGGTGCAGGATGGTCGCCGAGGTCCGGCAGCGCCTCTTGTAGGCTGTCTGCGAAGACCAGGAGCAGCGTGGCGGTGGCCGAGAGGGGCGGCTGTCCCCCGTCCCGCACGGCGACCAGCAGGCGCTGGCGGGCCGCGTCCCTGTCGCCCAAAGCACGCGCCGTGCGCACCTCGCCCGTGCGCAGCCCCAGGCTGAAGAGTCCGGGCTCGCTGGCCTGCAGCACGTGGTAGGACAGCCAGGCGTTGTGTCCCGAGTCGGCGTCCACCGCCACCACCTTGGTGACCAGGTAGCCGGGCTGCGCGGCGCGCGGCACCGTGTCGAAGAGCGCCGAGCCGTCGGGCCCCAGCGCCGGGTA encodes:
- the LOC106836957 gene encoding protocadherin gamma-A8 isoform X4; translated protein: MKILSGFLSEGTMAAPRDYRGRGELVLLCALLGTLWEIGGGQIHYSVPEESDKGSFVGNVSKDLGLEPRELAERGVRIVSRGRIQLFALNRRTGRLITAGRVDREELCAQSARCLVNINILVEDGGKLFGIEIEITDINDNNPKFQVENLEVKINEIAAPGTRYPLPKAVDPDVGLNSLQSYQLSPSHHFSLDVQTGDDGTINPELVLERALDREEEAAHHLVLTASDSGDPRRSSTVHIQVTVLDTNDNAPVFAQPIYRVKVPEDVPQGTRLLTVRASDPDEGANGRVAYKFWKISEKQSPLFELNENTGEISTAKNLDYEECAFYEIEIQAEDVGALLGRTKVLISVEDVNDNRPEVVVTSLFSPVLENTLPGTVIAFLNVHDRDSGKNGQVVCYTRDNLPFQLEKSIDNYYRLVTWKYLDREKISMYNITVIASDRGTPPLSTETHIALHVADTNDNAPTFSHASYSTYIPENNPRGASIFSVTAHDPDSDENARVTYFLMEDTIMGAPLSSYVSINSDSGVLYALRSFDYEQIRDLQLLVIASDGGDPPLSSNVSLSLSVLDQNDNVPEILYPVLPNDGSTGVELAPRSAEPGYLVTKVVAVDRDSGQNAWLSYRLLKASEPGLFAVGLHTGEVRTARALLDRDVLKQSLVVAVQDHGQPPLSATVTLTVAVADSIPDVLADLGGIRTPVNSDDSDLTLYLVVAVAAVSCIFLAFVIVLLALRLRRWHKSRLLQASGSGLGGVATSHFVGVDGVRAFLQTYSHEVSLTADSRESHLIFPQPNYADTLLSQESCEKKDPLLTSIDFQQCTDEAASVQQAPPNTDWRFSQAQRPGTSGSQNGDETGTWPNNQFDTEMLQAMILASASEAADGSSTLGGGAGTMGLSARYGPQFTLQHVPDYRQNVYIPGSNATLTNAAGKRDGKAPAGGNGNKKKSGKKEKK